The Setaria italica strain Yugu1 chromosome IX, Setaria_italica_v2.0, whole genome shotgun sequence genome has a window encoding:
- the LOC101758370 gene encoding protein NETWORKED 1A translates to MAADVQKLINAETLNIAIQSEVEGLDQKMKMQQQELDRKLKELESFRFSFQEEHEKRMQAENALLSQGKELAQSHEEVQRLATEINMANEKLNDLKQTKEDLENTVCELKKDVESLTEQNHSSEMLIQKLHDEINTLKDSKNELQSEIQSLKSIISQLNTEKNAALLQYQQCVEQVSVLESQLSKLQLEVEETRQKVQLLTQDLEQEREEANSVRAQLQDECHRRTQTEATLLMTEGLHSQLQEKMKTLTQDLDGSTEKLSDLENNKLNLESTLKELKNTILDLNSEKDAALLEQQKSLEKASDLELELSKMQLEMEKHEQKIQLLELEIAQKNENVDSLELSLKDECEKRLQTQTSLVSMERMYSQSQEDVSRLHLEIEKQNGKLNELENLSSELKNTILLLNAEKDATLHENQQSSARISGLESELTALKAELEQVEGKVQILGQELKHKKEEADNLQISLQDEAQKRVEGESSLLMMTNLHSESQNEVNRLALEIEKLTGNLSQVENSKMDLENIVTKHTEEIHSLREQNLSTELMIKDLHRELEALKELNVKLQTEMGLHIDEKEVLRRDFACQREEKENLEGIHHTLVDEMDALKTSAAINHKLIEELQIMNSKLKEVCAKNEVEKALLSEKLQEVEKLSEEYSLLENSLSDANAEMDALREKIKAFEASESSLKDIISCHVSEKAVLTSELEILGKSLSDVSEKNSILDTSLSDIKTELEDLRTKLKSSEESCQAQLANNSALSAEMDALRENIKTLEVSESSLKDAISCHVSEKANLASELESLGKHLSDVLEKNSVLDISLSDMKIELEDLRTKLKDSEEACQAHLTNNSALFAEKNNLLSQLESITVIMKALEDKHANLEDKHSSVSREKDFAYDQVSELQDQLRIKNEEYEVLVKSHKLQVNSYEKQISSLEAKNHYMEEVLQQEQQKNISASIHTVILENSLADEQNKKVALFTECKKYAEANHSATMLVSELMEEARYNKEERETLLMHNEKLRVGISQQMKVLNICKDLGPADLAEDEILLQTVSDETINILKLKDETEDVNRLMYIELSVLSTVLLQLGMELRDLHLRKCALEKEVESGVAESLALQTSNHQMLKENEQLRQGLQESSERENVLKTEVSVIEEKLSCLRESYRVSQDETSNLTKKIESLSKEYQSLSEKYNYLEDENGTVLEECMMLENLCLFFRGHNNEIASALVSLTDEMALLSLAKGDLDLEINELSRRSTVLESENNNLKEYFVYLLEILRTRLVLSEFDLNTNKSVCQELFIELENCMAQLTQKDDELLEAEEKVQFLQEKNRELCGVVGSLQVAIEGAKVVKGELEKKITRLAEQLTTKDDEILLLHQANEALKSDLGHYEREFVALMGDAITSSVNSAVYEEKALELLMKGKATEISAVTLKELLMNEIYSRDAQIEELQNKMSGIQEEHAELKAELGTHLNLIASLADQVSVLEENTLSLSKPCSTEGKEETAQMPHVQEGNYGLESHCLPEGTPELQGLIARVEALQVVLLNAKDRQDQESAESAAKLAAANTVIQELKARGSSRMEAKEIYSDNEKQKDVEVSKGKQVQIMKDIELDQISTCPPYGTGATLYPLGNGANSELDDDMLQLWEAAERNCKNQTAKSSSSEHDIQAVEEVKSEYPSSELVRGRDLEINKLEVSKGAVEPHEVWSKSVLERLASDAQRLLSIQASIEELKRKMEEPPKGKSPMNSEYSSVSTQLHETDGYVLEQINFNNKLTRKAENYPALSDNMNTEREGYSSRRKISEQVQKGSENVARLELELQKIQYVLLKLEEEHEYRRLKVSDKRTRVLLRDYLYGRKDRGGGQKKKKRAPFCGCVRPKPRTEP, encoded by the exons ATGGCTGCAGATGTCCAGAAGCTAATTAATGCTGAAACACTCAATATTGCTATACAGTCTGAGGTTGAGGGTttggatcagaagatgaagatgcAACAACAAGAACTAGATCGAAAGCTTAAGGAACTGGAAAGTTTCCGCTTCAGCTTCCAAGAGGAGCACGAAAAGCGCATGCAGGCTGAAAATGCTCTACTTTCCCAGGGGAAGGAGCTTGCTCAATCTCATGAAGAGGTACAGAGGTTGGCTACAGAAATAAATATGGCAAATGAAAAGTTGAATGATCTCAAGCAGACCAAGGAGGACCTTGAGAACACTGTTTGTGAGCTGAAGAAGGATGTTGAGAGCCTTACTGAACAAAACCACTCCTCTGAGATGCTTATACAGAAACTTCATGATGAGATAAACACGCTCAAGGATTCAAAGAATGAACTTCAAAGTGAAATACAAAGCCTTAAGAGCATCATTTCACAGCTAAACACTGAGAAGAATGCAGCTCTTCTTCAATACCAGCAGTGTGTGGAGCAGGTTTCAGTTCTTGAATCTCAGCTCTCAAAGCTACAATTAGAGGTAGAAGAGACTCGGCAGAAAGTACAGCTGCTGACACAAGATCTTGAacaagagagagaagaagcgaACAGTGTTCGCGCCCAGCTGCAAGATGAATGCCATAGGCGCACACAAACTGAAGCAACTCTTCTCATGACAGAGGGTCTGCATTCCCAGTTGCAGGAAAAAATGAAAACACTGACACAAGATCTTGATGGATCGACGGAGAAGCTGAGTGACTTGGAAAATAACAAGTTAAATCTGGAGAGCACACTGAAGGAACTGAAGAACACCATTCTGGATTTGAACTCCGAGAAGGATGCAGCACTTCTTGAACAACAAAAGTCATTGGAGAAAGCATCTGATTTGGAGTTAGAACTCTCAAAGATGCAGTTAGAAATGGAGAAGCATGAACAGAAAATCCAGTTACTGGAGCTAGAAATTGCACAGAAGAATGAAAATGTCGACAGCTTGGAGTTGAGTTTGAAAGATGAATGTGAGAAGAGGCTGCAAACCCAAACATCACTTGTGTCAATGGAGAGAATGTATTCTCAATCTCAGGAAGATGTGAGTAGGTTGCATCTAGAGATTGAGAAGCAGAATGGCAAGTTGAATGAGTTGGAGAACTTGTCATCCGAACTTAAGAATACCATACTACTTCTAAATGCCGAGAAGGATGCCACCCTTCATGAGAACCAGCAGTCCTCAGCGAGGATATCTGGCCTTGAATCTGAACTCACGGCTTTGAAAGCAGAACTGGAGCAGGTTGAAGGCAAAGTACAGATACTGGGACAAGAACTCAAACataagaaagaagaagcagatAACCTCCAAATTAGCCTACAAGATGAGGCTCAGAAACGTGTTGAAGGTGAATCATCTCTCCTTATGATGACAAATCTTCACTCTGAATCACAGAATGAAGTGAACAGGTTGGCATTGGAAATTGAGAAGCTGACTGGTAATTTAAGTCAGGTGGAGAACAGTAAGATGGATCTTGAGAACATTGTAACCAAGCACACAGAGGAGATCCATAGCCTTCGTGAACAGAATCTTTCCACTGAGCTTATGATAAAGGACCTTCATCGTGAACTGGAAGCATTGAAGGAATTAAATGTGAAACTTCAAACAGAAATGGGATTACACATAGATGAAAAAGAAGTACTTCGGAGAGATTTTGCTTGCCAaagggaagagaaggaaaatCTAGAGGGGATACATCACACTCTGGTTGATGAGATGGATGCCCTGAAAACCAGTGCAGCAATAAACCATAAATTAATTGAGGAATTGCAAATTATGAACTCAAAGCTGAAGGAGGTGTGTGCAAAGAATGAGGTTGAAAAGGCACTTCTTTCTGAAAAGCTCCAAGAGGTGGAGAAGCTATCTGAAGAATATTCACTCTTGGAGAACTCACTTTCAGATGCAAATGCTGAAATGGATGCATTGAGGGAGAAGATAAAAGCTTTTGAGGCTTCAGAAAGCTCTCTGAAGGATATAATTTCCTGTCATGTTTCTGAAAAGGCTGTTCTTACATCAGAGCTCGAGATCCTTGGTAAAAGTTTATCTGATGTTTCAGAGAAGAATTCCATCTTGGATACCTCATTATCTGATATAAAAACTGAGCTAGAAGATTTGAGAACGAAGCTGAAAAGTTCTGAAGAATCCTGCCAGGCTCAACTAGCAAATAACTCAGCTCTCTCTGCTGAAATGGATGCATTGAGGGAGAATATAAAAACATTAGAGGTCTCGGAAAGCTCTCTGAAGGATGCAATTTCCTGCCATGTTTCTGAAAAGGCTAATCTTGCGTCAGAGCTGGAGAGCCTTGGTAAACATTTATCAGATGTTTTAGAGAAGAATTCAGTCTTGGATATCTCGCTATCTGATATGAAAATTGAGCTAGAAGATTTGAGAACAAAGCTGAAAGATTCTGAAGAAGCATGCCAGGCTCACCTCACAAATAATTCAGCGCTTTTTGCTGAAAAGAACAATCTGTTATCTCAG TTGGAGAGCATTACAGTGATCATGAAAGCCCTAGAAGACAAGCATGCCAATCTGGAAGACAAACACTCCTCTGTATCAAGAGAGAAGGATTTTGCTTATGATCAAGTAAGTGAACTGCAGGATCAGTTGAGAATTAAAAATGAGGAATACGAAGTATTAGTAAAGTCACATAAACTGCAAGTAAACAGCTACGAGAAACAGATTTCTTCTCTGGAAGCGAAAAACCACTATATGGAGGAGGTGCTTCAACAGGAGCAGCAGAAAAACATAAGTGCTTCTATTCATACAGTTATCTTGGAGAACAGTTTGGCTGATGAGCAAAACAAGAAGGTTGCTCTTTTCACTGAATGCAAGAAGTATGCTGAGGCAAATCATTCTGCAACAATGTTAGTTTCAGAGCTGATGGAGGAAGCCAGATATAacaaggaagagagagaaacatTGCTAATGCATAATGAAAAACTGAGGGTAGGGATTTCACAGCAAATGAAGGTTCTGAATATCTGCAAAGATTTAGGACCTGCTGATTTAGCTGAAGATGAAATTCTGTTGCAGACTGTTTCAGATGAAACCATTAACATTCTGAAACTTAAGGATGAAACCGAAGATGTGAATAGGCTCATGTACATTGAGCTCTCAGTTCTCTCAACTGTTTTGTTGCAGTTAGGGATGGAGCTCAGAGATCTGCACTTACGTAAGTGTGCCCTGGAGAAAGAAGTGGAAAGTGGAGTAGCAGAATCACTTGCTTTGCAAACTAGTAATCACCAGATGTTGAAGGAGAATGAACAGCTCAGGCAAGGATTACAGGAAAGCAGTGAAAGGGAAAATGTGCTAAAAACTGAAGTATCCGTCATAGAAGAGAAGCTATCTTGCTTAAGAGAGTCCTACAGGGTttcacaagatgaaacttccaaCCTGACCAAGAAAATTGAGTCCTTATCTAAGGAATACCAGTCCTTGAGTGAGAAGTACAATTACTTGGAAGATGAGAATGGTACTGTTCTTGAAGAGTGCATGATGCTTGAAAACTTGTGTTTGTTCTTTAGGGGACATAATAATGAGATAGCATCTGCATTGGTTTCTCTTACTGATGAGATGGCTTTGTTGAGTTTGGCTAAGGGTGATCTTGATCTCGAAATTAATGAACTGAGCAGAAGGTCGACGGTGCTTGAATCGGAAAATAATAATTTAAAGGAATATTTCGTCTACTTGCTAGAGATTCTGAGGACTCGATTAGTCCTTTCGGAGTTCGATCTGAACACTAATAAAAGTGTCTGCCAGGAGTTATTCATTGAACTTGAGAATTGCATGGCACAGTTGACGCAGAAGGATGATGAGCTACTGGAAGCTGAAGAGAAGGTTCAGTTCTTGCAAGAAAAGAACCGGGAACTGTGTGGAGTTGTCGGGTCTCTTCAGGTTGCGATTGAAGGTGCTAAGGTTGTGAAAGGAGAACTGGAGAAGAAAATCACAAGACTAGCTGAGCAGTTAACTACCAAGGATGATGAAATTTTGCTGCTTCATCAAGCCAATGAGGCATTGAAATCTGACCTTGGGCATTATGAGAGGGAGTTTGTTGCTCTGATGGGTGATGCAATTACCTCTTCAGTGAATTCTGCGGTCTATGAAGAAAAAGCACTTGAGCTTTTGATGAAAGGTAAAGCTACAGAGATTAGTGCAGTAACCCTAAAGGAGTTGCTAATGAATGAGATCTATTCACGTGATGCTCAAATAGAGGAGCTGCAGAACAAAATGTCTGGCATTCAGGAAGAACATGCAGAACTGAAAGCTGAGTTGGGCACTCATCTAAATCTCATAGCATCATTGGCTGATCAAGTCAGTGTGCTGGAAGAAAACACACTTTCTCTGTCGAAACCTTGTAGTACAGAAGGCAAAGAG GAAACTGCACAGATGCCTCATGTGCAAGAGGGTAATTATGGGCTGGAATCTCACTGCTTACCTGAAGGAACACCAGAGTTACAAGGGTTGATTGCAAGAGTAGAAGCACTTCAAGTGGTTCTATTAAATGCCAAAGATCGTCAAGATCAGGAGTCAGCTGAGTCTGCAGCTAAATTGGCGGCAGCAAATACTGTAATTCAAGAGCTTAAAGCAAGAGGTAGCTCGCGCATGGAGGCAAAGGAAATATATTCTGACAATGAGAAACAAAAAGATGTTGAGGTCTCCAAAGGGAAGCAGGTCCAGATAATGAAGGACATTGAACTCGACCAGATATCTACTTGCCCACCATATGGCACTGGAGCTACCCTCTACCCCCTTGGCAATGGTGCAAATTCTGAGCTGGATGATGATATGCTTCAGCTGTGGGAGGCAGCAGAGAGGAACTGCAAGAATCAAACAGCCAAGTCCTCATCATCTGAGCATGATATACAAGCGGTTGAGGAGGTGAAGAGTGAATACCCTTCCTCTGAACTAGTAAGGGGAAGAGACCTCGAAATCAATAAGCTAGAGGTGTCAAAGGGAGCTGTAGAGCCTCATGAAGTGTGGAGCAAGAGTGTACTCGAGAGGCTCGCTTCTGATGCTCAGAGGCTGTTGAGCATCCAAGCAAGCATTGAGGAGTTGAAGCGCAAAATGGAGGAACCACCAAAGGGCAAATCCCCGATGAATTCTGAGTACAGCAGTGTGAGCACGCAGCTTCATGAGACTGATGGATATGTCTTGGAACAGATCAATTTCAACAACAAATTGACTAGGAAGGCTGAGAATTATCCTGCATTGTCAGATAATATGAACACTGAGCGAGAAGGGTACTCCAGCAGGAGGAAAATCTCTGAGCAGGTACAGAAAGGGTCAGAAAATGTGGCGAGATTGGAACTCGAGCTTCAGAAGATACAGTACGTCTTGCTCAAACTCGAGGAAGAGCATGAGTACCGAAGGCTCAAGGTGTCTGACAAGCGCACCCGTGTGCTTCTGAGGGATTATTTATATGGAAGGAAGGACCGTGGTGGCGggcagaagaaaaagaagagggccCCGTTCTGCGGCTGCGTGCGTCCGAAACCAAGAACTGAGCCCTAA
- the LOC101768953 gene encoding protein IQ-DOMAIN 14: MGKAGRWLKSIIAGRKDGGGKKALPQQQQGDATPLPGGASSSSREKKRWSFRRPAPVAATATAQQGKAVCLAPSPLSTSLDPAAAGLAGVSVSGRDLDQNEHAVAVAVAAAAAADAAVMAAAEAAAAVARLAAAEDESDVSIPCAVEDAAAARIQATFRGYLARKALCALRGLVKLQALIRGQLVRRQANATLRRMQALVDAQSRLRAQRARMADADHVAAYQRRSPQHPRRRSSYEMDRSGEEHVKIVEVDISDPAARRGRSSCSAAATESREHRLSEYYCYGGGGVQCSPAPSSAAFGAELSPQRAYSGHFDDAFPFADHAATARSSPYVSPYPYDAGAAAGADGYGAVPSYMANTESSRAKARSQSAPRQRTDAPAAALERQPSRRRSGAPKKMMQRSSSHIGVPAAAAFGYGYGYGYGYGYEPPQQQRNPWAGVRLDRSSASVVGSECGSTSSVLTAATVGYCRSLVGFERGHY, from the exons ATGGGGAAGGCGGGGCGGTGGCTCAAGAGCATCATAGCCGGGaggaaggacggcggcggcaagaaggcgctgccgcagcagcagcagggtgACGCCACGCCGCTGCCGGGGGGCGCGAGCAGCAGCTCAAGGGAGAAGAAGCGGTGGAGCTTCCGCCGGCcagcgccggtggcggcgacggcgacggctcaGCAGGGGAAGGCGGTCTGCTTGGCGCCGTCCCCGCTGTCAACGTCCCTGGACCCGGCCGCAGCGGGGCTCGCCGGCGTGTCGGTGTCGGGGCGCGACCTCGACCAGAACGAGCACGCCGTCGCGGTGgcagtggccgcggcggcggctgccgacGCTGCGGTCATGGCtgccgccgaggcggcggccgcggtggcgcgtCTGGCTGCGGCGGAGGACGAGAGCGACGTGTCGATTCCCTGCGCCgtcgaggacgccgccgccgccaggatcCAGGCCACATTCAGAGGCTATCTG GCGAGGAAGGCGCTGTGCGCGCTGCGCGGGCTGGTGAAGCTGCAGGCGCTGATCCGGGGCCAGCTGGTGCGGCGGCAGGCCAACGCCACGCTCCGCCGCATGCAGGCACTCGTCGACGCGCAGTCCCGCCTGCGGGCGCAGCGCGCGCGGATGGCCGATGCGGACCATGTCGCCGCCTACCAACGCCGGTCGCCGCAGCACCCCAGGCGCCGCAGCTCCTAC GAGATGGACCGGTCCGGCGAGGAGCACGTGAAGATCGTGGAGGTGGACATCAGCGACCCggcagcgcggcgcgggcggagcagctgctcggcggcggcgaccgagTCCAGGGAGCACCGCCTCTCAGAGTACTactgctacggcggcggcggcgtgcagtgctcgcccgcgccgtcgtCCGCGGCGTTCGGCGCGGAGCTGAGCCCGCAGCGCGCGTACAGCGGCCACTTCGACGACGCGTTCCCGTTCGCCGACcacgcggcgacggcgcggagcAGCCCGTACGTCTCGCCGTACCCgtacgacgccggcgccgccgcgggcgccgacGGGTACGGCGCGGTCCCGAGCTACATGGCGAACACGGAGTCGTCCCGCGCCAAGGCGCGGTCCCAGAGCGCGCCGCGGCAGCGCAccgacgcgccggcggcggcgctggagcggcAGCCTAGCCGGCGCCGCAGCGgcgcgccaaagaagatgatgCAGCGGTCGTCGTCGCACATCggcgtgccggcggcggccgcgttcGGGTACGGCTACGGCTACGGCTACGGGTACGGCTAcgagccgccgcagcagcagcggaaCCCCTGGGCGGGCGTGAGGCTCGACCGGTCGAGCGCGTCGGTGGTGGGCAGCGAGTGCGGGTCCACGAGCTCCGtcctcaccgccgccaccgtcggctACTGCCGCTCGCTCGTCGGATTCGAG AGGGGGCACTACTGA